Genomic window (Fundidesulfovibrio soli):
TTCGAGAGCGAGGAGTACATCGCGCGCAAGAACGAGATCATCGAGCTCCACGAGAAGAAGGTCATGGAGTTCTACAAGGCCGTGGAGGAGAAGGTCAAAAACACCGGCCTGGCCATGGTGCGCATGGAGGTGGGGCCCTACACCCGCCCGGACGTGCTGCCCGTGGTGGACGGCGAGCCCAAGCGCATCATCGACCTGGAGGCCATGGTGGCCAACGGCCGCTTCCCCAAGGACGAGTTCGAACGGCTGCGGGCCAAGCGGGCCGAGGTCAAGGAGGACGTGGACCACATCGTCCAGGAGGTGCGCGACCTGCAAAAGGAGGTGGACCGCAAGCTGGAGGAAGTGGACAAGATCATGTTCCGCTCCATGGCCACGGACCTCCAGGCCTCCCTGCGCGACGCACACCAGGACCCCAAGGTGCGCGCCCACCTGGAGGCCATGGTGGAGCACATGGTGGACAACCTGGAGGATATCAAGACCATCGGGGCCAAACCCCAGGGCATGATGCCGGGGATGCCCTTCTCCGCCCCGTCCCCCGAGGCGGTCCTGCACCCCTACGACATCAACCTCCTGGTGGACAACGCCGAGCAGGCCGGGCCGCCGGTTGTCATCGAATCCTACCCCACCTACCGCAACCTCTTCGGCGGGGTGGACCGCGTGGTGGGCCCCTACGGCGGATGGCAGACCGACTTTTCCAAGATCACGGCCGGGGCCTTCGTCAAGGCCAACGGCGGCTACCTGGTGCTCAACCTCATGGACGCCATCATGGAGCCGGGCGTCTGGCAGACGCTCAAGCGCTCCCTCAAGACCGAGAGCATCGAGATACAGACCTACGACCCCTTCTACTTCATCTCCGGCACGGGGCTTAAGCCCGAGCCCATCGACATGGAGGTGAAGGTGGTGGTGCTCGGGGACGAGCGGCTCTACCAGCTGCTGCGCTACTACGACCAGGACCTGCCCAAGATCTTCAAGGTCCGGGCCGACTTCTCCCGCACCATGGACAAGAACGACACCGCCGTCGCGCAGATGGCCCGGTTCATCGCCGGGGAGGCGGCCGAGCACAAGCTGCGCCCCTTCACGGCCGGGGCCGTGGCCGTGGTGGTGGAGCACGCCGTGCGCATGGCCGGGCGCGTGGAGAAGCTCTCCACGGCCTTCCCCCTGCACACGGACCTGCTCTGCGAGGCCGACCTCTACGCCGGGCGCGCCGGGTCAGAAACGGTAGGCGAGGAGCACGCCCGCGAGGCCCTCGAGGCGCGCATCGGGCGGCTAAGCCGCATCCAGGACATCCTGCGCGAGATGATCGCCCGGGGCAGCCTGTTCGTGGACGTGGACGGCGCCGCCGTGGGCCAGGTCAACGGCCTGGCCGTCTACAGCATGGGGGGGCACGCCTTCGGGATGCCCTCGCGCATCACGGCGGCCACGGCCATGGGCCGCGAGGGCATCATCAACATCGAGCGCGAGGCCGACCTCTCCGGCCCCATCCACAGCAAGGGCATGCTCATCCTGGCGGGGTACCTGCGCCGCAGGTTCGCGCAGGACAGGCCCCTCTCGCTCACGGCCAGCATCGCCTTCGAGCAGGCCTACTCCGGCGTGGACGGCGATTCGGCATCATCCACTGAACTCTACGCGCTGCTCTCCAGCCTCTCGGGCGTTCCCCTGCGGCAGGACATCGCCGTGACCGGCTCCGTGAACCAGATGGGGCGCGTGCAGCCCATCGGCGGCGTCAACGAGAAGATCGAGGGCTTCTTCCTCTGCTGCAAAGATCGCGGCTTCACCGGCAAACAGGGCGTGATGATCCCCCAGGCCAACCTGAAAGACCTCATGCTGCGCGAGGAGGTCATCGAGGCCGTGCGGCAGGGCCAGTTCCATA
Coding sequences:
- a CDS encoding Lon protease family protein; amino-acid sequence: MTATSPSFEVPPESLRWRLDPATLAFETTAQLTPLDAVIGQERGLEALGFGMDMLRKGYNVFVTGDPGHGRLSAVKKLLQERSKADRIPDDLCYVNNFKRPEAPVLLRFKAGLGSVFKKDVHEFLERLKKEIPQLFESEEYIARKNEIIELHEKKVMEFYKAVEEKVKNTGLAMVRMEVGPYTRPDVLPVVDGEPKRIIDLEAMVANGRFPKDEFERLRAKRAEVKEDVDHIVQEVRDLQKEVDRKLEEVDKIMFRSMATDLQASLRDAHQDPKVRAHLEAMVEHMVDNLEDIKTIGAKPQGMMPGMPFSAPSPEAVLHPYDINLLVDNAEQAGPPVVIESYPTYRNLFGGVDRVVGPYGGWQTDFSKITAGAFVKANGGYLVLNLMDAIMEPGVWQTLKRSLKTESIEIQTYDPFYFISGTGLKPEPIDMEVKVVVLGDERLYQLLRYYDQDLPKIFKVRADFSRTMDKNDTAVAQMARFIAGEAAEHKLRPFTAGAVAVVVEHAVRMAGRVEKLSTAFPLHTDLLCEADLYAGRAGSETVGEEHAREALEARIGRLSRIQDILREMIARGSLFVDVDGAAVGQVNGLAVYSMGGHAFGMPSRITAATAMGREGIINIEREADLSGPIHSKGMLILAGYLRRRFAQDRPLSLTASIAFEQAYSGVDGDSASSTELYALLSSLSGVPLRQDIAVTGSVNQMGRVQPIGGVNEKIEGFFLCCKDRGFTGKQGVMIPQANLKDLMLREEVIEAVRQGQFHIWAVATVDEGVEVLTGVPAGERGKDGKYPKGSVNALADARLRQLAEGLRDFVKEGEMDKKAKSKKAEPKKKEGK